One segment of Rickettsiales bacterium Ac37b DNA contains the following:
- a CDS encoding potassium transport protein Kup, giving the protein MQLGYLPRMKVINTSYYNKGQVYLPTVNYLLFGCVILVILLFKNVNNLSSMYGMAITHIMFVTTVLAIFYFAYGEKWHWIKCVIFLAPLFIIDLIFVGTSYAKFLEGAWFPLIIALIICCIIMVWIKGKRILYVKKLTLQGDFINIINNDIEKYGHRIPGIAIFMNSSSDKVPNSLIMHLKHNKLIHEQVIFLSIISNDIPKVRKEDVLNISSWGVGFYNIIVNYGFSEVPNIDKILQTIEEKIKISLQEASFYLSKGIPVASKTSHLKIWQKIIFIFLFKNASSAVDFYNLPSNRVVELGFRFEI; this is encoded by the coding sequence ATGCAACTCGGTTATTTACCTAGAATGAAAGTTATAAATACTTCGTATTACAATAAGGGACAAGTATATTTACCGACAGTAAATTATCTTTTATTTGGTTGTGTAATTTTAGTAATATTATTATTTAAAAATGTTAACAATTTATCGTCTATGTATGGTATGGCCATTACTCATATTATGTTTGTTACTACTGTCCTTGCTATCTTTTATTTCGCTTATGGAGAAAAATGGCATTGGATCAAATGTGTAATTTTTCTTGCGCCGTTATTCATCATAGATCTAATTTTTGTAGGAACAAGCTATGCAAAGTTTTTAGAAGGGGCTTGGTTCCCATTAATCATTGCTCTTATTATTTGCTGCATAATAATGGTTTGGATTAAGGGAAAGCGTATACTGTATGTTAAAAAACTAACCTTACAAGGAGATTTTATAAATATAATTAACAATGATATTGAAAAATATGGACATAGAATACCAGGTATTGCTATATTTATGAATAGTTCTTCTGACAAAGTACCAAATTCTTTGATAATGCACTTGAAGCACAATAAATTAATTCATGAACAAGTAATCTTTTTATCAATCATTAGCAATGATATTCCCAAGGTACGTAAAGAAGATGTACTGAATATATCTTCTTGGGGAGTTGGGTTTTATAATATAATTGTGAACTATGGATTTAGTGAGGTACCTAATATAGATAAAATTTTGCAGACTATCGAAGAAAAAATAAAAATTTCTCTTCAAGAAGCGTCTTTTTACTTAAGTAAAGGTATTCCTGTTGCTTCTAAGACAAGTCATCTTAAAATATGGCAAAAAATAATATTTATATTTTTATTTAAAAATGCTTCTAGTGCAGTAGATTTTTATAATCTGCCTTCTAACAGAGTAGTTGAGCTGGGGTTTAGATTTGAGATATAG
- a CDS encoding Transposase — MAYSLDLRKKVIHYVNKGYTREEAARIFGIGERTIYRWLSRSKSGNLAATRAAKTWKKLDPIKLLNEVSKNSNWLLSDFAKVFNVSTAAICLAFKTLGITRKKRPHSIVNGMKQNGNYFWQLSQTIKRKI; from the coding sequence ATGGCATATTCCTTAGATTTACGTAAAAAAGTAATTCACTATGTTAATAAAGGTTATACCAGAGAAGAAGCTGCAAGAATTTTTGGCATAGGTGAAAGAACAATTTATAGATGGTTATCGAGATCGAAATCCGGGAATTTAGCAGCCACACGAGCAGCTAAGACATGGAAGAAGCTTGATCCAATCAAATTATTAAACGAGGTGTCTAAAAACAGCAATTGGCTATTATCTGATTTTGCAAAGGTTTTTAATGTGTCTACAGCTGCTATCTGTTTGGCATTCAAGACTTTGGGGATCACACGAAAAAAAAGACCACACTCTATCGTGAACGGGATGAAGCAAAACGGCAATTATTTTTGGCAGCTATCGCAAACTATAAAGCGGAAGATATAG
- a CDS encoding Glycyl-glycine endopeptidase ALE-1 precursor: MRFQNLRYLYSRILSLYLIIAISICTIPVVFNFKQDIVFNSEKLNHIWNLIYDYSNRNQTTISENPIISVSIQKGDTLASLLRSNNVSVSETTQIIQSLQTVYNLKKLSVGQSLNLYYNYIEQDSIDAEPLPVLQSLRIKTDYNKEIEVYRTNTGFAVQEIVIPLTKHLTRVRGIINNSFIATALSLGIPANALSELTKSYSYDIDFQRDIQKGNELEVIFEKYYDDKGNYSHDGNIIYSSLILHDKKLDLYKYTNSAGITDFYTANGNNIKRDLLKTPLNVIKISSGFGIRRHPILGYTKMHKGVDFAAPIGTPIFAAGNGIIEEIGRKGAYGNYVRIRHSNGYATAYAHASSFAKNLRKGSQVKQGEVIAYVGATGRATGPHLHYEVLYNNQHINPLKLKLVYSTKLDNKDLSKFMKFKQKLDRFILSIPDQGQVIATLFEKN, from the coding sequence ATGAGATTTCAAAATTTACGTTATCTATATTCACGTATCTTATCATTATATTTAATCATAGCTATCTCTATATGTACTATACCAGTAGTATTTAATTTTAAACAAGATATCGTATTTAATTCTGAAAAATTAAATCACATATGGAATTTAATATACGACTACAGCAATCGCAATCAAACTACTATCTCTGAAAATCCTATCATAAGCGTGTCTATTCAAAAAGGTGATACCCTAGCTAGTCTTTTAAGAAGTAATAATGTTAGCGTTTCTGAAACAACTCAAATTATACAATCTCTTCAGACGGTATATAATCTTAAAAAGCTTTCTGTAGGACAGTCTTTAAATCTATATTATAATTACATAGAACAAGATAGCATAGATGCAGAACCGTTACCAGTTTTACAAAGCCTTCGTATTAAAACAGATTATAATAAAGAAATAGAAGTATATAGAACTAATACAGGCTTTGCAGTACAAGAAATAGTTATACCCTTAACAAAACACCTAACAAGAGTTAGAGGTATTATTAATAATAGCTTTATAGCAACAGCTCTTTCTCTAGGTATACCAGCAAATGCATTATCTGAACTTACAAAATCATACAGCTATGATATAGACTTTCAACGCGATATCCAAAAAGGAAATGAATTAGAAGTGATATTTGAAAAATATTATGACGATAAGGGTAATTACTCACATGATGGAAATATAATATATTCTTCTTTGATATTACACGATAAAAAACTAGATTTATATAAATATACTAATTCTGCAGGAATTACTGACTTTTATACAGCAAACGGTAACAATATCAAAAGGGATTTATTAAAAACACCTCTAAATGTAATTAAAATCTCATCTGGGTTTGGTATTAGACGTCACCCTATTTTGGGATATACTAAAATGCATAAAGGCGTTGACTTTGCAGCACCTATTGGTACACCAATTTTTGCTGCAGGTAATGGAATTATAGAAGAAATAGGCAGAAAAGGTGCTTACGGAAATTATGTACGTATAAGGCATAGTAACGGATATGCTACTGCATATGCACACGCTAGTAGCTTTGCCAAAAATTTACGCAAGGGTTCACAGGTAAAACAAGGCGAAGTAATAGCGTATGTTGGCGCAACCGGTAGAGCTACTGGCCCCCATTTACACTATGAAGTTTTATATAATAACCAACATATTAATCCCCTAAAATTAAAGCTTGTATATAGTACTAAACTTGATAATAAAGACTTAAGCAAATTTATGAAATTCAAGCAAAAGTTGGATAGATTTATTTTATCTATACCAGATCAAGGCCAAGTTATAGCTACTTTATTTGAGAAAAATTAG
- the mlaE gene encoding putative phospholipid ABC transporter permease protein mlaE, translating into MNICAKIGRSFIRLLSNIGSITKFTLSAIFGLFTRPLHLRLIAHQMIEIGYYSLTVVGLTAVFTGAVLALQSYTGFARFSAESSIATVVVLSITRELGPVLAGLMVSGRIGASMAAEIASMRVTEQIDALRSLSTDPIKYLVTPRVIASVIMLPCLVLISDIIGVMGGYLVAVHKLGFNPAIYLKNTFQYLKAIDVVSGLTKAAIFGFIIAVISCYAGYNSKRGAQGVGTATTNAVVLSSILILIFNYIITGLFFDK; encoded by the coding sequence ATGAACATCTGTGCAAAAATTGGACGAAGTTTTATACGCTTATTATCTAACATAGGTTCTATCACTAAATTTACTTTATCGGCCATATTTGGCCTTTTTACACGCCCTTTACACTTACGTCTGATAGCACATCAAATGATTGAAATAGGCTATTATTCTTTAACTGTCGTTGGACTCACAGCAGTTTTTACTGGAGCAGTTCTTGCATTACAAAGCTACACTGGATTTGCACGATTCTCAGCAGAAAGCTCTATCGCAACGGTAGTAGTACTATCTATTACAAGAGAATTAGGCCCCGTCCTTGCTGGGCTCATGGTTAGCGGTAGAATAGGAGCTTCTATGGCCGCAGAAATAGCTTCTATGCGCGTTACTGAGCAAATTGATGCTCTCAGAAGCTTATCCACCGATCCTATAAAATATTTAGTTACCCCTAGAGTTATTGCCAGTGTCATTATGTTACCTTGCTTAGTATTAATTTCAGATATTATAGGAGTAATGGGGGGATATCTTGTGGCAGTACATAAGTTAGGTTTTAACCCCGCTATTTATCTCAAAAACACTTTCCAATATTTAAAAGCTATTGATGTGGTATCTGGTCTAACAAAGGCTGCTATATTTGGTTTTATAATTGCGGTCATCAGCTGTTATGCTGGCTATAATTCTAAGCGTGGAGCTCAAGGTGTAGGCACTGCAACCACTAATGCTGTGGTATTATCATCTATTCTAATTTTAATATTTAATTATATAATAACTGGCTTATTTTTTGATAAATAA
- a CDS encoding putative ABC transporter ATP-binding protein, translating to MTQTPKIKISNLHKKFGSKNVLSGVNLSVQPGQSLVIIGGSGSGKSVLLKNIIGLINADTGSIEIDGKETTRLSSGERNKLMKKFGLLFQNGALFDSMTVWQNIAFGLQDSTSKEAKDLAINTLKLVGLDQQVAELYPAELSGGMQKRVALARAIAYKPEIIFFDEPTTGLDPIMANVINNLIVKCSKELGATTITITHDLNSARIIADRVAMIFDGKIIWDGSIENIDSVDNPYVAQFIAGSTNGPIKIEGYT from the coding sequence ATGACTCAAACTCCCAAAATAAAAATTTCAAACCTACATAAAAAATTTGGCTCAAAGAATGTACTAAGTGGAGTGAATCTTTCAGTACAACCAGGACAATCTTTAGTTATAATAGGCGGCTCTGGTAGTGGAAAATCCGTATTACTCAAAAACATTATTGGGCTCATTAATGCTGATACAGGAAGTATAGAGATAGATGGTAAAGAAACTACCAGATTATCATCAGGTGAACGTAATAAATTAATGAAAAAATTTGGTTTGTTATTTCAAAATGGTGCTTTATTTGATAGTATGACCGTATGGCAAAATATTGCTTTTGGACTACAAGATTCTACATCCAAAGAGGCCAAAGACTTAGCTATTAATACGTTAAAATTAGTAGGTTTAGATCAACAAGTAGCTGAATTATATCCCGCTGAACTCTCAGGGGGTATGCAAAAACGTGTTGCTTTAGCAAGAGCTATTGCATATAAACCTGAGATTATTTTTTTTGATGAGCCAACCACTGGCCTTGATCCTATTATGGCCAATGTTATTAATAATCTTATTGTTAAGTGCTCTAAAGAATTAGGAGCTACAACTATTACCATTACTCACGATCTAAATAGTGCACGTATAATTGCTGATCGTGTTGCAATGATTTTTGATGGAAAAATTATTTGGGATGGATCTATTGAGAATATAGATTCTGTTGATAATCCGTATGTAGCACAATTTATTGCAGGAAGTACTAATGGTCCTATAAAAATAGAAGGCTATACGTAG
- the folE gene encoding GTP cyclohydrolase 1, with protein MRNNTPTREEAKEAVRILIKWIGDNPDRVELLNTPARVVDSMKQMFPGYLIRPEDVFNNTMEMVEDYNDIILLRNIKFVSYCEHHILPIIGVANIAYLPDKKMVGIGKLAKIVEIFASRLQIQERMTVQIAEAIEDVLLPKGVAVTVEAAHYCMCKENNMHLLESKMYTSHMRGIFNTDQGMKDKLRDLKFYS; from the coding sequence ATGAGAAATAATACTCCCACTCGTGAGGAAGCTAAAGAAGCTGTACGTATTTTAATTAAATGGATAGGAGATAATCCTGATAGGGTAGAGTTACTAAATACTCCTGCGCGTGTAGTAGACTCAATGAAACAAATGTTTCCTGGCTATTTGATTAGACCGGAAGATGTATTTAATAATACTATGGAGATGGTAGAGGATTATAACGATATCATTTTGCTACGTAATATTAAATTTGTATCTTATTGTGAACACCATATATTGCCAATTATAGGAGTAGCAAATATAGCTTATTTGCCTGACAAGAAAATGGTTGGTATAGGTAAGCTTGCCAAAATAGTTGAAATATTTGCAAGTAGATTGCAAATACAAGAGAGGATGACAGTGCAGATTGCAGAAGCTATAGAAGATGTTTTGCTTCCTAAAGGTGTAGCAGTGACAGTTGAAGCAGCGCATTATTGTATGTGTAAAGAAAACAATATGCATCTGTTAGAAAGTAAGATGTATACTAGCCATATGAGAGGAATATTTAATACTGATCAAGGAATGAAAGATAAATTAAGAGATCTAAAATTTTATAGTTAA
- a CDS encoding Cytochrome C and Quinol oxidase polypeptide I has protein sequence MDITISKAIKTIQESYLAIIWLVLGIGAIAIAGLFSILLVMFRMPGIQSLFRHDFFYPALVVHVDLSILVWLLSVISMLWIVVTNKRFFFVSVHALIIACIGTICIAISPFFSGQGIMNNYVPILNNFIFSVGLALFVCGIFLELVITLFSFNNRMKNDPILLIIYSIAIVCLLAVVSVVISYYTFTNKAPYITLEYFYEMLFWSGGHILQFAFTQLLQLTWLFIVVDMIAYMPQYLIYPFIINFVSVVPCIFIHLIDTDDWQFKQFFTDHMIIFGGIGPTIMIIMLMRILYNHRYKIKNNYTFIVLCMSVILFLSGGIIGLLIKGINVTIPAHYHGSTVSITLACMGLAYIVLANKNQKYNFLKWHPYLQGIGQLMHIVGLAWSGGYGVLRKNPGSVAIKAKIAMSIMGIGGMLSIIGGMIFIIIMGRIIYNRRKKGYVYEK, from the coding sequence ATGGATATAACTATTTCTAAGGCTATTAAAACAATACAAGAGTCTTACTTGGCTATAATATGGCTTGTACTTGGCATAGGAGCTATTGCTATTGCAGGTTTATTCTCTATTTTGTTGGTAATGTTTAGGATGCCTGGGATACAGTCTTTATTTAGACATGATTTTTTTTATCCTGCTTTAGTAGTTCATGTTGATTTATCCATTTTGGTGTGGTTACTTTCTGTAATTTCAATGTTATGGATTGTTGTTACTAATAAAAGGTTCTTTTTTGTCTCGGTGCATGCTCTAATTATTGCTTGTATAGGTACAATATGTATTGCTATTTCTCCTTTTTTTTCTGGCCAAGGGATTATGAATAATTATGTCCCTATTTTAAATAATTTTATATTTTCGGTTGGATTGGCATTATTTGTATGTGGAATATTTTTAGAGCTTGTCATAACATTATTTTCATTTAATAACAGAATGAAAAATGATCCTATTTTATTAATTATATACTCAATAGCTATTGTATGTTTACTTGCAGTGGTATCTGTTGTTATATCTTATTACACATTTACAAATAAAGCACCATATATAACTTTAGAGTATTTTTATGAAATGTTATTTTGGTCTGGGGGGCATATCTTACAGTTTGCATTTACTCAATTACTGCAACTGACTTGGTTATTCATTGTTGTTGATATGATAGCTTATATGCCTCAATATCTTATATATCCGTTTATTATTAATTTTGTGAGTGTAGTGCCATGTATATTTATACACCTTATTGATACTGACGATTGGCAATTCAAGCAATTTTTTACTGATCATATGATTATTTTTGGGGGTATTGGACCAACTATAATGATCATTATGCTTATGAGAATATTATATAACCATAGATATAAGATTAAAAATAATTACACCTTTATTGTTTTATGTATGTCGGTTATATTATTTTTATCGGGCGGTATTATTGGTCTACTTATAAAAGGTATCAATGTCACTATACCAGCTCATTATCATGGTTCAACTGTGAGTATAACTTTAGCCTGTATGGGTCTGGCATATATTGTATTAGCTAACAAAAATCAAAAATATAATTTTTTAAAATGGCATCCTTATTTACAAGGAATTGGACAGTTGATGCATATAGTAGGGCTTGCATGGTCTGGTGGATATGGTGTGTTACGTAAAAATCCAGGCAGTGTAGCTATAAAAGCTAAGATTGCTATGAGTATAATGGGTATAGGCGGAATGTTATCAATTATTGGCGGAATGATTTTTATTATAATAATGGGTAGGATCATATATAATCGAAGAAAGAAAGGTTATGTTTATGAGAAATAA
- a CDS encoding Ribosomal silencing factor RsfS, whose product MLKQAVNGESTDIYPISAVQVDVLKKEILECLEENHAENIQIISLANKSNIADYMIVATGRMSKHTVALADKIMCKMKNRDDIPFISCEGIRTGDWVLVDLGDIIVHIFKPEIREIYNLEKMWSIVL is encoded by the coding sequence ATGTTAAAACAAGCTGTAAATGGTGAATCGACTGACATTTATCCTATAAGTGCAGTGCAAGTGGATGTTCTAAAAAAAGAGATATTGGAATGTCTGGAAGAGAATCATGCTGAAAATATACAAATAATCAGCCTAGCTAATAAAAGTAATATAGCAGATTATATGATTGTGGCTACGGGCAGGATGTCAAAGCATACAGTAGCACTTGCTGATAAAATTATGTGTAAAATGAAGAATAGAGATGATATACCTTTTATATCATGCGAAGGCATTAGAACTGGTGATTGGGTGTTAGTAGATTTAGGTGATATCATAGTTCATATTTTTAAACCAGAAATAAGGGAAATATATAATTTAGAAAAAATGTGGTCTATAGTTTTGTAA
- the hemA gene encoding 5-aminolevulinate synthase — protein MNYNDLFANAVNIIKNEGRYRRFVDLARYVGNFVTARNYSDPSKEDVVLWCINDYLGMGQHPKVLHAAIEATSTMGAGSGGTRNIGGTNHPLVLLEQELADLHQKDAALIFTSGYVANETTLATLTKILDNCIIFSDESNHASIINGIKNSRVEKHIFRHNDINHLRSLLEKVDIARTKIIVFESIYSMDGDRSPIQEICDLAEEFNAMTYLDEVHTVGIYGKHGAGIAEEKGLMDRITIIQGTLSKAFGVMGGYIAASAQIIDAVRSYAPGFIFTTALPPALASAALASVRHLKSSNNEREELKKKVHILKKMLKDASIDFLDNDSHLILIMINDPWLCKQVSDDLLNKFNIFIQYINYPTVPKGSERLRITVTPLHTEEMMQQLVHALKSVFSNLNITQMAA, from the coding sequence ATGAATTATAATGATTTATTTGCGAATGCTGTTAATATTATAAAAAATGAAGGGCGTTATAGGCGTTTTGTTGATTTAGCTCGGTATGTAGGGAATTTTGTTACAGCTAGAAATTATTCTGATCCAAGTAAAGAGGATGTAGTACTTTGGTGTATTAATGATTATTTAGGTATGGGACAGCATCCTAAGGTTTTACATGCGGCTATAGAAGCAACTAGTACTATGGGAGCTGGAAGTGGGGGCACTCGTAATATTGGTGGGACTAATCATCCTCTAGTATTGTTAGAACAAGAATTAGCTGATTTACATCAAAAAGATGCGGCATTAATTTTTACTTCAGGTTATGTAGCAAATGAAACTACTTTAGCCACCCTTACTAAAATATTAGATAATTGTATTATTTTTTCAGATGAAAGTAATCATGCTTCGATAATTAATGGAATAAAAAATAGTCGTGTTGAGAAGCATATTTTTAGGCATAATGATATTAATCATTTACGTAGTTTGCTTGAAAAGGTAGATATTGCTAGGACTAAAATCATTGTTTTTGAATCTATTTATTCTATGGATGGGGATCGTTCTCCTATTCAAGAAATATGCGATTTGGCTGAAGAGTTTAATGCAATGACTTATCTTGATGAAGTGCATACAGTGGGTATATATGGGAAGCATGGGGCTGGTATTGCAGAAGAAAAAGGTTTGATGGATCGTATTACAATTATACAAGGCACTTTAAGTAAGGCTTTTGGAGTTATGGGAGGGTATATAGCAGCGAGTGCACAAATTATAGATGCGGTGCGAAGTTATGCTCCGGGGTTTATTTTTACAACAGCATTACCGCCGGCGTTGGCATCTGCTGCTTTAGCAAGTGTAAGGCATTTAAAATCTAGTAATAATGAACGTGAAGAATTAAAGAAAAAAGTCCATATATTAAAGAAAATGCTTAAAGATGCATCTATTGACTTCTTGGATAATGACTCACATCTTATCCTGATTATGATTAATGATCCGTGGTTATGTAAGCAGGTCTCAGATGACTTATTAAATAAATTTAATATTTTTATTCAATATATTAATTATCCTACGGTACCAAAAGGTAGTGAAAGATTACGTATCACTGTTACACCGCTGCATACGGAAGAAATGATGCAGCAATTAGTTCATGCTTTAAAATCTGTATTTAGTAATTTAAATATTACGCAAATGGCTGCGTAA
- the ctaA gene encoding Heme A synthase: MEMYQKFRRNIIDTSYDATQKHIAMWLFLCALMILLMVALGGITRLTHSGLSIVEWRPITGIIPPLSLEDWIVEFKKYQASLEYKYINFGMTLEEFKQIFLIEYVHRLIGRITGIVFILPLIYFIIRKEVNKVLINKLFLILVIGLLQGIIGWYMVRSGLEDHYDVSQYRLALHLITAVIIYGFIIWIALDCWYQGKFLHISTKLIGSSKHANLNVILILIQIVSGAFVAGTNAGLVYNNFPLMDGSLVPSGLFRLSPWYQNIFENIITIQFIHRVLATLIVASIVIFFIKNYRINLNKRVNSIILCLLIVLIIQVFLGISTLIYRIPTVLALLHQIGALLLFSVALYTSWLIRMQERYLI, encoded by the coding sequence ATGGAAATGTATCAAAAATTTAGAAGAAATATAATAGATACGTCTTATGACGCTACCCAAAAACATATAGCTATGTGGTTGTTTTTGTGTGCCTTAATGATTTTATTGATGGTAGCTTTAGGTGGTATAACTCGTTTAACGCATTCTGGATTATCTATCGTAGAATGGAGGCCAATAACTGGCATTATACCTCCATTAAGCCTAGAGGATTGGATAGTAGAATTTAAAAAATATCAAGCTAGTTTAGAGTATAAATATATAAATTTTGGGATGACATTAGAAGAGTTTAAGCAGATTTTTTTGATAGAATATGTGCATCGTCTTATTGGTCGCATTACAGGGATAGTATTTATTTTGCCTTTAATATATTTTATAATTCGTAAAGAAGTTAATAAAGTATTAATTAATAAATTATTTTTAATATTAGTAATAGGATTGTTACAAGGAATCATAGGTTGGTATATGGTAAGAAGTGGTTTAGAAGACCATTATGATGTTAGTCAATATAGACTTGCCCTACATTTGATTACTGCTGTTATAATATATGGATTTATTATATGGATAGCATTAGATTGTTGGTATCAAGGTAAATTCTTGCATATTAGTACCAAGCTTATAGGCAGTAGTAAGCATGCTAATTTAAATGTGATATTAATTTTAATACAAATAGTATCTGGTGCATTTGTAGCAGGGACTAATGCTGGGCTAGTATATAATAATTTCCCTTTAATGGACGGTAGTTTAGTGCCTAGCGGATTGTTTAGGTTATCTCCTTGGTATCAAAATATTTTTGAGAATATTATTACAATACAATTTATTCATAGGGTGCTGGCAACGCTCATTGTGGCTAGTATTGTAATATTTTTTATTAAAAATTATAGAATTAATTTGAATAAAAGAGTAAATAGTATTATATTATGCTTACTTATAGTGCTGATTATACAAGTCTTTCTAGGGATTAGTACTTTAATATACCGTATTCCAACGGTTCTAGCGTTATTACATCAAATAGGAGCATTACTATTATTTTCAGTAGCATTGTATACTAGCTGGTTAATTAGAATGCAAGAAAGGTATCTTATATGA
- the bioD gene encoding ATP-dependent dethiobiotin synthetase BioD: MQIIAIVSPGTNAGKTLVTTSYAYNLRKKGASVRVIKPIISGFEESNNDTIEIIKSLGLLVTEENIARVSPWRFKAPLSPDIAALKENKVINLTEIVEFCGNDKQNKAIEYLIIEIAGGILTPINDKETMLDIVSTLNADIILVTNHYLGSISHTLMAYNLIKLRNLALRKLIISQNEQNNLSVDDTVKTLKNFIKVPIVTIPFIDKHEEKWKCIKNLEEI; encoded by the coding sequence ATGCAGATTATTGCTATAGTTTCTCCTGGGACGAATGCAGGTAAAACTTTGGTTACAACAAGTTATGCATATAATCTCAGGAAAAAAGGTGCTAGTGTTAGAGTAATAAAACCAATAATAAGTGGCTTTGAAGAAAGCAATAATGATACTATAGAGATTATTAAAAGCCTTGGTTTATTAGTGACAGAAGAGAATATAGCAAGAGTTTCTCCCTGGAGATTTAAGGCACCGCTTTCACCTGATATTGCAGCATTAAAAGAAAATAAAGTAATTAATTTAACAGAAATTGTAGAATTTTGTGGTAATGATAAACAAAATAAAGCTATAGAATATCTAATAATTGAGATTGCTGGGGGCATATTAACTCCTATTAATGACAAAGAAACGATGCTAGATATAGTATCTACTCTTAATGCTGATATAATACTTGTAACCAATCATTATTTAGGTAGTATAAGCCATACATTAATGGCATATAATCTTATAAAATTACGTAATTTAGCTTTGAGAAAACTAATTATTAGCCAAAATGAGCAAAATAATTTAAGTGTAGATGATACAGTAAAGACTTTAAAAAATTTTATAAAAGTTCCTATAGTTACAATACCTTTTATTGATAAGCATGAAGAAAAATGGAAATGTATCAAAAATTTAGAAGAAATATAA
- the bioC gene encoding Malonyl-CoA O-methyltransferase BioC, translating to MLQKSLIKQSFDRSAFQYDSYAGLQKEIANELLAIFFKGDRSINMKPFNILDLGCGTGYLLERFIESVNVVNFTQLDLSFNMCKVAAERNGVVSTVNGDIEQLPFDKETFDMVVSSSTFQWLEDINIGLKEVLRVLKPRGIIAFATFGYNTLKELRQIFALIDNGKHVNDFLQGDIIQNIMQNLGFTEFQVIKRTKIQHFVNLLEIMRYLRNLGASYKGNSKQQALFSKAKLDKLNSLYKKNFSDIHGLITSWEIYYFLALKP from the coding sequence ATGTTACAAAAATCTCTTATAAAACAGAGTTTTGATAGATCAGCCTTTCAATATGATAGCTATGCAGGGCTACAGAAAGAAATAGCTAATGAATTATTAGCTATTTTCTTTAAGGGTGATAGATCTATTAATATGAAGCCGTTTAATATACTTGATTTAGGCTGCGGCACAGGATACCTATTGGAAAGGTTTATAGAGAGTGTAAACGTAGTAAATTTTACGCAGTTAGATTTATCTTTTAATATGTGTAAAGTTGCAGCTGAGAGGAATGGCGTGGTATCAACAGTAAATGGTGATATAGAACAATTACCATTTGATAAGGAGACTTTTGATATGGTAGTTTCATCTTCAACCTTTCAATGGCTTGAAGATATAAATATTGGTCTTAAAGAAGTGCTACGTGTCTTAAAACCTCGGGGTATAATTGCTTTTGCAACTTTTGGATATAATACATTAAAAGAATTGCGTCAAATTTTTGCATTAATAGATAATGGCAAGCATGTTAACGATTTTCTTCAAGGGGATATAATACAAAATATAATGCAAAATTTAGGGTTTACTGAATTTCAGGTAATAAAACGTACTAAAATTCAACATTTTGTAAATTTGTTAGAAATAATGCGTTATTTACGTAATTTAGGTGCAAGTTATAAAGGTAATAGTAAGCAGCAGGCTTTATTTAGTAAAGCCAAGTTAGATAAGTTAAATAGTTTGTATAAAAAAAATTTTAGTGATATACATGGCTTGATTACTAGTTGGGAAATATATTATTTTTTAGCATTAAAGCCATAA